Part of the Chelmon rostratus isolate fCheRos1 chromosome 10, fCheRos1.pri, whole genome shotgun sequence genome is shown below.
AAAAAATACACATGATTGTTGAGTGTGAATGGATGCTCTTCTTTGGGCTGCTTCGCTTCTATTTCTTAGTGCTTTTCTTGAtttttgttgcctgtttttctgGCTGTTTTGGAATGTGGCCGGACTGGTTGTGTTTGTTGGGAAAGAGACAGTAAGAAAGCAGCAACAGGGAGGGGGGTTGGTGGTTGAAACAGCAAGGAGTAGGAGTGCCGCTCAGGCAGGGAGTCTACGTTCCTGTTGCAGGGTTGGGCCCATGTGAGCAGCGACTCTGCTGGAATGGACAGTGTTGCAATGAGCAGAGTCAACACTGTGCAGAGCCGTGgctctgttttccctcccaTATCTCTGTCACTTGTCCAAATCTGACCTTCAGCCTTGACATAATAACGTGTCCACTCAACCTTTCTGTGTTGCGTGCAAGGTGAAAAGTTCACAGCATTACGGATCTTTGGCAGAGGCTTGAATGAGCCAGAGGAACTGGCTGTGCACTGTGTCATACGGGATATTGCCTGAAGTCACTACCGTCCTCGCTCACCTGCTCATgcaaatgtctttttgtgtttgcagaatgTCAGGCTGGCttcttcaaagcagcagcatccGGTGACAAGTGTGAACCGTGTCCTGCAAACACCCAGAGGCTGGACTCTGGAGCTTTGTTTTGTCCCTGCATGAACGGCTTCTACCGGGCCCCAACCGACCCCCCTACTGGACCCTGCTCAGGTAACAAGTCCCCTTGATGTCTACCTTGAACCTTGCAATAAGAAAATTTGGAAATATTAGCTGTTAGTGACCTTAACCCTGCCATGTAACATCATTTCCATGTGTGACTTTTGTAGTGTGACCTCAGAAAGTGACTTTTGTTTGAACCTTACTGGGTTTTCAGGGATGAACTATTGTTCTGCTCCTCTACATTTTGCATCCTGTGGTCTTCTTTCTGTCTAACATCTCATATCCTTTCTCAACCTGTGTTCATCAGGCCTCCCCTCTGCCCCACGAGACCTGGTGGCCACCACCAATGCAGGAAAGCTCCTCCTCTCGTGGAGCCCGCCTGAAGACACCGGAGGTCGGACAGACATCACGTACAGTGTTGAATGCCAGCGCTGCGAGGGACTTGTGTGCCAGTCCTGTGGAGAGAAAATACGCTACGAGCCAGCCAGCGCGGGCCTTATCGACACCAAGGTTTTGGTGAGCGAGTTGGATGCTCACCTAAACTACACCTTCACCGTGGAGGCACACAGCGGCGTGTCGGTGTTCACCGATCAGGCAGTGGCACGGGCTAGTAGACCACCATCCACCAGCGCTCTGACGACATCTCTGCTCTACACAGGTGAGTGCTGCTGATATGAGGCAGTGGAGGGATGTTATCTGTGCTGCAGTAATGACAGATCCTATCTGTCAGGCAATGACAGCCCTGCAAGGTGAGTGCAGTGGCACCCctgcacaaatgaaatgaactcTCAGATTAATAATAGAGAGTGCAGCCACATTTTTTGTATGTTTGGAGATTTTCACATGCCAAAGATACTGAAGTATTCTGTACCCTCTGTCCTCAGATCCCCCGAAGATTACCACAATGCGACTGGTTGAGAGGACCTCCACAAGCTTGTCCCTTTCCTGGGATGTGTCGCCCCGACCACGGGCCCAACCCCGGCCCATCCGCTATGAACTCACCTACCGCAAGAAGGTGCGTCATTCTAgttttttctgtcatgtcttATTCTGCATTTACTACAGCACGAGTTTAAAGATATTTAAGATAAATAAGCTCACAGCTCCTGATCTGATCATCATCTTGAGTTAAACATATATTTCATCAGCAAAGACGTCAAACTTCAACATAAATGCTAAAACTGAATCTGTGGCTTCCATCTTTAACAGTAACATTGCTTCTTTTTATTGACTCTTCCAGGATGATAACCTGGATGTGACTACCTACATCGTGCTCATACAGGAGAAGAATTCTGCGCAGATCAGCGACCTGGCCCCGGGCACAGCCTACCTGTTCAGAGTGCAGGCCCTGAGCAGCGATGGCAGCCCCGGAGGCTCCAGCATGGAGGAGCAGTTTGAGACCTTGCTGGAAGGTACAGAGCCGAATCACCACGGAAAAAGTTTCACATCCTTTGTTCGAGAGTGGGATTTCTCTGATGTGTGCCTATGTTTTCTTTACTTGCCTTTTCAAGAGCGCCTTACTCAGAACAACACAGCAGTCATCTTCGGCGCAGCAGTTGGAGGAGCGGCCATGTTGTTCATAGTGATCGTGGTCCTGTTCCTACGCAGACGGTCAGTAGCCgccccctctgctgctctccctgcctgtctgtcctgttaATCAGTCAGAATACACCCTCCTTCACCAGcttcctctctcattcttttGCCTTTCCTTTGTGGGGCCTCCACATGGCCTTTGCATTCACTCTGtcctcacctctctctttctttcttcctttagccaactttctctttctctttatctgGATCTGTGTCCCAGCACTCGCTAGGGAGGAATTTGTGTTGAATGCGCCTTGTCATTGCTCAGTGGTTATATTCTAGTGAGTGTTGGGGCCTTTGAAAGGAAATTGGTCCAGGGTGTTACATTGTTGGTGATAAGAGGCGCTTAGTTCCCTCTGTACCAGACCACAGGCACTTTGTAAAGGTGACCTCGGCCTGTGCTGTGGCAGACTGTAGCCCGTCTGTCCACCTCCCTCCCGCctgcttgtctgtctttcagtcttTAAATCGGCTTGGCAAACACAGTCTATCGTCAGCTTTTATCAAAAGGCCGCTTCGTATGAATGGACACATTGCACCAGTGTCGGTATCCTTTTGAAAGCTTTAGGACATCTTGAAAAATGGCTACAAAGGTTGCTATGTGCTATTGATATTAAAGCAGGCAAATGATATAAAGACAAAAGTTCATTTGCTCTTTGAAAGTGGGATATTAATTTGTGGATGGGTTTTATCTTTATATTTAGGAAAAGAAACTCTCACACCCGCCAAGGACCAGAGGACACTTACTTCTCCAGCTCaggtagacaaaaaaaaaactctcatctctttatttcactttaGTTTATTCAATTCTTAacagttttcttcctttttctcacAGAGCAACTGAAGCCTCTGAAGACCTACGTGGATCCACATACATACGAGGACCCCAACACAGCCGTCCTGAAGTTTGCCACTGAAATCCACCCCAGCCACATAACCAAACAGAAAGTCATTGGAGCTGGTGAGTGACAGCTCTGCTGAGACAATCTGCTGTGGGGCTTAACGCCGAGATGTTGAAAGATTTTTCCAATCCCCAAATTCGCTGTTTATATTGTGCCTTTTCCACAGCTTAACGGGCTGACTGACAGTGGTTACTTTAGTGAGATTAGCATCTATCTGGCTGAGTTCTCACACAACAAGTtgagacatttttttgtgtggCAACTCTTGGCTGTGGGATCTATGTGTTTTGGCTCAAGCTGACACGAACAATTACACAAAGCAAGTGTTGCAGAAACAGCGCTTTGGAAGGATATCAGAGCACCTTCGCGGCCCTGCCCAGATCTTTCATACATGATACGTTTTTTCAAGCACCTCCACCTTTACCCTTTGAACCGACATCCACCCCCCTTCCCTAGTTCCCACGATTGTGCCCCCCACCCCCGTCTCCTAATGTGACAGCTGATTCTCATGCTTCTACACCACAGGCCATCCACCAGTTATACAACATAGGCTCTGTCTCAACACCCAGCCAAGACACACCTCTGTGAGAGAGCCTCAGgcaaaacagccacagacacTTCCTTATTTTCCCTCTGTTGCAAACCCCCTGCAGCTAGAAACCTGAGAACACGTACCAAACGCTCACACGTCTGATATCCCTTTTCTAATTTCATACTCCCATTGATGTTGCTTTTCTGCAGGGGAGTTTGGTGAGGTGTACCGTGGTATTCTGAAGGCGCcggggaggaaggaggtggcAGTGGCTATCAAGACGCTGAAGCCAGGctacacagagaaacagaggcaggACTTCCTAAGCGAGGCCTCCATCATGGGCCAGTTCTCCCACCAGAACATCATTCGTCTGGAGGGGGTGGTCACCAAATGTAAGGACTTCTGTGAGTTTTGTTTGggattctttttttaaaaaaaaacttttttcactattttctttcatgttttggaCCAGGTCAGGCAcataatttgttcttttttgtgtgtgtgtgtgcagtccaACATGCCATGATTGTGACTGAATACATGGAGAATGGAGCACTGGACAGGTACCTTAGGGTAAGTTCACCACACACCATTTTTTCAGATGTAAATGTCTCTGGTCTAACTTCCATGATCTAGAACTTCTTCAGGGCCATGGTCTCTATCTTATGATTTTGTTCTgtactctcatgtctgtttctttttgtcttgtgttccGTTTTCACCCATCAGGACCACGATGGCGAGTTCGCCGCCTTCCAGCTGGTAGGCATGCTGCGTGGCATCGCTGCAGGCATGAAGTACCTCTCTGACATGAGCTACGTCCACCGTGACCTAGCTGCCCGCAACATCCTCGTCAACAACACCCTGGAGTGTAAAGTGTCAGACTTTGGCCTGTCACGGGTGCTGGAGGATGATCCCGAGGGGACGTACACCACAAGCGTAAGTAAATATGGGACCTGTTAGCTTGAGCAAAAAAGATTCGCTTGAGGTGCAGCTGATATCTAGGGGCAGCAATGTCAGTTTTAAGATTCTTGAGTCctttttttgttcctctgtcTCTAACTTGAATTTTTTTTGCCTGAACAGGGAGGTAAGATCCCCATCCGTTGGACAGCTCCAGAGGCAATAGCATACAGGAAGTTCACTTCAGCTAGTGATGTGTGGAGTTTTGGCATCGTCATGTGGGAGGTCATGGCCTTTGGTGAAAGGCCTTACTGGGACATGAGCAACCATGAGGTAAGTTTCAGTGATTACACAAAGTTTACAGATTGCACTTTGTCGTTAGAGCCAGCCTAACTGTAAATTCTTATGGTAAACGTACCAGCGACAGAAAGTCTAATTACTCACCTGAAAACTTTGCAGGTGATGAAGGCTATCAATGAGGCTTTTAGACTACCGGCGCCGATGGACTGTCCCTCAGCCGTTTACCAGCTGATGTTGCAGTGCTGGCTCCAGGATCGCTCCAAGAGACCCCGCTTTGGAGACATTGTCAACCTGCTGGACAAGCTGCTGCGGAGCCCCGACTCCCTGAAGACCATCGCAGACTTTGACCCACGGTAAGATTCATGTACACGCCTCTTTCTCCAGAACTGATAATTCAGTAGCTGCCACTATCAGCAAGTTCTTGGACATTCTTGGGAACAACCCTGTAATCAGACTTCTTgcagactcttttttttccaatataaACTCTATTTTCGGTGTCACTTCTTGTAGCTTCTCTCTCAGTTCCCCCTCTGGTTGACGTTATCTGCTTATGCAGCACCAAACCCTGATAGTATGCACCCAAAGTCCTGTGGTCTCCTTTAAGACGTGGAACTTTTCTCAATTTTAGAAAGAGCTCTGTTAgcctaaagaaaaaaacagcagcattttgaagAGTGACCACATTCTTACTTAGGTCACTAAAAGAAAGACTGAAGACTGGACTGCAGTAAGACCTGACTTTGACGATCTAAAGACTTGAGACAGACAACaatcaaagagacagagaaaggggtATGGCATGCAGGCAGCAATCAAACCAGGAGCATTGTATTAATATTTCACACCTCAGACTTGTCTCATTTGACTTGAAACTTGAATTTGTCTGACTTGGGACGTGACTTGGACATTTCTTGATCAACTTGAAACTTCACTTGGACTCCTGGTTGGCCTACGGCCTGAATTGGACTTGTTTCAACTCTCTGGAGACTTGACCTGGACCTGCTTCAAAACACTTAAAcacagctctggcagcagctctGCGTTTACTCTGAGTTATAAAGGGgctgtgtgttttggggttGTTTGGGGAAGAAAGGCGAATGGCTTTAAGATGTTCTACTTAAACCATTAAACTGACATACTGACACCTTGCCTGCCAGGTTAATGTGTGTGCAATCTTGGCAGGGGATTACTAGAGCTCTGTTGTTCGTGATCATGTGCATGAATGAATATTTTCCCTTTTGTGAGGGAGCATTAAAGCCAGAAAGGGTGAGAAAGGACAAAAGGCTGCGGTGCTTGTATCTTAATCGGCTCTCGCCCTGACTGATCCAACTGGTTTTTGTCACTAACTGGTTTCCTGCACAGTAATTACAGTCCTCAATCATCTGCCTTTGTTGTGGGAAAGCCTGTTGATTATTATCATTTGGATCTACTTTTCTTTGCTTGCAGCGTATCCATCCGCCTGCCCAGCACCAGCGGCTCAGACGGTTCCCCCTTCAGGTCGGTGTCTGAGTGGCTGGAGTCCATCAAGATGAGTCAGTACAGTGAGAACTTCACCTGCGCTGGGGTCGTCACCATGGACCAGGTCCTGCAGATGAAGAATGAGTAAGTGGGATGTGATTTCACATTTGGTTACACCACATAATAAgtttagatttatttattttattgacttGTGAAGTATGTTTttggcaaagaagaaaaacatgttgtcaAATTAGGCCGTGAATTAAACCAACATGTTGCACAAGGATGTTTTTCCTCCCAATGCGAGGTCTGTTATGAACTTCCCTCTAGCagtttatgcatttgttttcctaaaaatgttgctttttaaCAGCCATCTGAATAGTTTGCGCACAATATAATCTCCAACCTCAGTTACAACTTGAGAAATGTTTGAGATGGAAAAAGTAATgaagggaaggagaaggagtGGGCTCATTTGTGGTAGGCTGGCGGTGGTGGCTTGTGGTCGCTGCAGTCCTtattcttctttcctcccttcgttcttttctctcatccctcccttcacccacacacactaGCCGCCCCGGGCAGCACTTTTGCTAGAGCCCCCGAAAACCACCAGTTTTGCCTGGTAAGGGCAAAGGCCTTCTGTGGCTTCTTCAACAttaaaggagggaaggaagaggagagaataGTGTGTGGAGCAGGAGAAACTAGAGGAGATTAAGGAACTGAACTAGATGGATGAGAGCTGAAGCCCCATACTCGGCACATTTGTACTTCTAGAAAGATTGAAGAGGTGCGCTCAGAATGTACCCCCTGAACCTATCACAGGGTAGTTTAAGGCAATTGGATCTTCTCAGTGTGTACGAGTGCTAAGGGGGCAATTTAATGAAATCGACTCAACctttggacaaaaaaagactTAGTGAAGCACATTATATAAGGTTGTTTTGGGGCAATAACGAGGGCCAGAGATTTTCCTAACCGCACGACCAGCCAAAAGgaaccccctcccctcctctgccaTAATACACGTATCTCGTTTGGTCTCAGCTTGTGATTTGGGAAGATGGGCAGACTGTAAAGCAGACGACAAACCCTTTTGAAGTATTTGTCATACAGAATGGTGTGATTTCATGGCCCCACGTTTCCATCTCAGGGCATCTGGTAGCACTCTTGCAAAACCAGCAGTTATTTACAACCCACCCTCTGCTTGCCAGACAAGTGATTCATGGTCAACAGGGAGAATCCTCGTTAAGTAATTAAGGCTGTAATTAAGGCTTTGACTTGAGACTGCTGTGTTGCAGGGCTTTTGCAGGTTTGCATCATGTGCTCATGAAGAGCGAAACCCCcagtgttttcctttaatgtcaAAGATAAATTGAAACCTCAGCACATTGCTGACTTGGAACACACCCCACCTTGCTGCATTGGTTTAGCAGTGACACTAAGCATGAATGGAGTCAGCTGGCGTTTTGTCGCGTTTGATGAGTGAGTGATGAGTACTACAAGGCTTGGGAGGCAGGAAGGATGTGCGAATGTGAAGTGTTGGAATGAGGCCAAAGTGTAAACCCACGTGTAGCTCCTCTTATATCCTgtcatgtgtttcttttccagGGATATTAAGAACATCGGGGTGAGGCTGCCTGGCCATTTGAAAAGAATTGCCTACAGCATCTTGGGTTTAAAGGACCAGACCAGCACCctgagtgtgtttgcagtgtgatCGTGACAACGAAGGGAATTAAATTCGGGCACTGAAGCAGGCAGCCCTTTGAACTCTAAGCTGAGCTGGAGCGAAACTGCAGGGACGGCTTTGGATCGGCAGGACCAAGAGAACTGTGCCATCCTTCGAGGCCGACTGAATGAGACTGACttactgtacatttttcatttcttcatcttATCCACACGGGAATTGAACAAATATACAATAGATGTATCAAGTAGACTCTGTATATTTAGATATCTATTTTTATTATCTATGTCTTCAGATTCAACTCATTGCTCATTGCTCATGTGcatttatcatttgttttcttcatttcgCATTCCTGCTTCATAAAAATCAGCAAACAAGCCAGTCctttatcaaacaaacaaggGATGCACAGTAAGTGTGATAGTATGGGGGCAGTGGAGTCCAGCCCTGGCTCAGCGTTCTGTTGGTGCTGATGTCACAGCGTCCGTCTTTAATTGGCACTTTGGTCCGTTTCCTGTTAGGCCAATTAGGACGGAGAGTCGAGAGGGCTGAAATGAGCTTGAGCTGGCCAAAAGTTGAAGAGATGGTGTTGCTTGAGTGCATAAACACGGATGGACTTGGTGTTGTTTCTGGCCTTCTGCTGGCTCTATGCAGAAATTAAGCTATAATCATATAAGTGATGTTAtatgaaaaaagagaggatatactgtatatgaggTACTCTGTGTATACTTTTTTGTTTCCTCATGTTTGGGCAATTACCAAAAACATTGGGATTAAAACCTATAATGTAGCACTTGGATCAGAGAAACTCATCATCTTGGTTTGTCTCAGAATTGCAAGAAAACGGCTGTTATACTCAAAATCCTGAACAAGATGAAATGCTATCAGAGTGAGAAACTGCGTGAATGAAACTAGAATGCAATTCATCTGTTTGTAGCATGTCAGTAATGAAGAGGGGGGAGGGTGACGTTTGCCAAAATGCAAAtgccctgaaaaaaaaaagttttaatgaTGATGAGTCTTGTTGTGGTTGAGATGATTTCATACTTAATAATAGTTTGGTTTGCAATTTCAGTGTCTCATTTAGTTTTGTAGAAGCTAGACAAATATTCCTGCATATATCCGTTGGTTGGAGTAACATGTTGACGGGATGAAACTATATGCTTTGACAATTTAGTGCCTGACTTGTCCCAGACATTCAAAGACATATTAAAGTGCCTGTCTGTGGAACATTAGCGGGAGGTCGCTTGTAAAGAAGCAGCTCTCCGGTGTAGTGAGAAGTATATAGTGGACAGTTTTCCCAGTGCTCTTAATTGATGACTGCAAATCATTGTGTTACTGATGTACACCTTCCTTTACTTGaatttttactgtattttcaaaTGTATCTATGATTCTATTGTAGCTGATAGCTCCATCTTTggaaaagggatttttttttattgtttttactcTGGTTTACTGGCTGCAattacatttaaacacactttgTATGATTTCACTATTCACCATTTTACcaaactgattatttttctaaatTCCCATCTTTTTCACATACAAAGCAATGTCTCCTACTTCTGCTGCCTTTCCAAACTTTTAGAGACTTCCTTCATCAAAGAGCAAACTCCTTCCTTTTTGCCTGTtgttttatactgtatttaatagcctatttattttttacttttatttatttatactgATGAACACTGAGCTGGGATTATAATTGAAGGTTGTTCTCTCATTCTCAACAATAAAGAAAAGCTCTAATGTCCCTCTTGTACTCCTGAATTATTCAGACCTGAGATTGCCTTCCTTGCTTCTGTGGATCATAAAGTAACCCTAAACTGAATTTGGCAGCGCCCGCTGGATGATTGacacaaaacagagcagaggaatgctttatttgttttaaacagTGCCAGGATGTTTATGCTTCCACCTGGATATCCTTATAATGCTGCTGGATTACCTGTGATAAACAtgcgagcgcacacacacacacacacacacacacacacacacacacacacacactcccacaagCAGATACTGTACTCTCATCACCATTTCTCTCTCAGCAACTACTGAGGACATTTTATTAGATTTGTGTTGTCTAATCAAATCAACCAGATATTAAACCGTGAGATAAAAGTAAACCTGAGCAGCTCAAATTTAGCTCTGATGTTTGTATGTAATAAACAGAGATCACACTGTCATCTGCCATTTGATTACTCTTGCCTTGGGAAATAAGCCGCTGCGTGACACCACATTTTCTTCTCCCATGAACTCTTCTGTTGTGTCACAGCAGAAGTCAGATGTCAGAAATTCTGCCTTCCGTCTCAGAAAAATACAGCGGAACGACCCTTTGCATTGGAATCTGGAGTAGTAAGGACAAGAAATGTGAATTTTTCACAGATGCAGTTATCCATAAGGCATAAATACTGTCCCACACACCTCACTACATTGCATTTCTTCAATATAATGACTTTAATATCATGTTTTCATATGCTCATAAGCATAATCACAATCCTTAAcgtctaaatgctgtttcagcaTTGCATGACCACAGATCTATCAAAACACTTGTGTGGTACATTGTTACAGCTTTCATAGTTTGAGGGATAATGGGTGTTTTTCACTGGAGATGTTATGACCTGGTAGCCAAAACTACACAAATAAACCAGAGTTGCAATAAACTGGAATCATCCTTTAAATCTCGTGGATTTCCACTGGAGCTTGGGATGTGTTAGCAGTCAGTCCAACCCAGATCCCTAAACTTAACCCCCACATGAACAGCCCTGACGTGACGCCCACTCCCCTCATTACTTACATTTGCATACCAaccaggggtcagaggtcagacatTTTATTTGGCAGCTTCAAATGTCTGACCTTGAGTGGAATGTAGAGTTGTGTTGGGCGAGCAGGAGAGCGTGTAAATGTCCTCATCTAATGTTGCGTTAGCAGCATGTTGCATCAGTTAACTGTTCAGATTGCAAGGCTTGCACCTGCTGAGGGCAAGAATGCAAATAAAACGCAATAAAATGTGAAGGTTCATGTCAGAGAATTCAGGCAAGTCCAAACATGCCCAACGCTCACTCTGTGCCTCACCTTGACGGATCCACGTCGCCTTATCTCACTCGCTCTGACCTTGCAGTGGCAGGGAAGTCCCTGGCGCCGCGCGTTTTGAAAATTATCAGCTTTGGTTGATTGATGCGAGTGACAAAGCCCTAAATGCATTCCTAAGATAAGAGTCACACACTAGAAAGAGCAGTGTCAATATTTAGGTATTGAATTAATCTGCGGGTCAACAGAGAAGCAGTAGGAGAAAGCCCAATGCAGAGGGAGCATGGGAACTTGGATCTGACACTAAGTCCCTCATGAGTCTTTGTCCTTGACTTCCAGCTGGCTGTGTGTTGTTACCTCTGTGAAACCAAAGGGATGCCTCGAAATAGTCCCAGCTTTGTGTGGCCACTGTAAACTGAGAAAGTCTTTCACCATTTTCCA
Proteins encoded:
- the epha2b gene encoding ephrin type-A receptor 2 isoform X1 translates to MDFFAGVRPLLFSYVLINGILITLQTKEEVLLDMRATGGELGWLTWPLDQGDKPGWEVVQRTLNGSQLYTYSVCNVGEREQDNWLRTTFIQRRPSASRVFVELQFIVRDCNSFDGASLTCKETFNLFTSESDADVGTTFRKGQFKKVATIAPDEITSKNELRINTETRVVENLSRKGFYLAFQDIGACIALLSVRVYYKTCPATVKSLASFPETVAGGENQALREVSGVCVDNAVSEELPRIYCTVDGEWVVPVGQCQCKPGYEEVEDACQECQAGFFKAAASGDKCEPCPANTQRLDSGALFCPCMNGFYRAPTDPPTGPCSGLPSAPRDLVATTNAGKLLLSWSPPEDTGGRTDITYSVECQRCEGLVCQSCGEKIRYEPASAGLIDTKVLVSELDAHLNYTFTVEAHSGVSVFTDQAVARASRPPSTSALTTSLLYTDPPKITTMRLVERTSTSLSLSWDVSPRPRAQPRPIRYELTYRKKDDNLDVTTYIVLIQEKNSAQISDLAPGTAYLFRVQALSSDGSPGGSSMEEQFETLLEERLTQNNTAVIFGAAVGGAAMLFIVIVVLFLRRRKRNSHTRQGPEDTYFSSSEQLKPLKTYVDPHTYEDPNTAVLKFATEIHPSHITKQKVIGAGEFGEVYRGILKAPGRKEVAVAIKTLKPGYTEKQRQDFLSEASIMGQFSHQNIIRLEGVVTKCKDFFQHAMIVTEYMENGALDRYLRDHDGEFAAFQLVGMLRGIAAGMKYLSDMSYVHRDLAARNILVNNTLECKVSDFGLSRVLEDDPEGTYTTSGGKIPIRWTAPEAIAYRKFTSASDVWSFGIVMWEVMAFGERPYWDMSNHEVMKAINEAFRLPAPMDCPSAVYQLMLQCWLQDRSKRPRFGDIVNLLDKLLRSPDSLKTIADFDPRVSIRLPSTSGSDGSPFRSVSEWLESIKMSQYSENFTCAGVVTMDQVLQMKNEDIKNIGVRLPGHLKRIAYSILGLKDQTSTLSVFAV
- the epha2b gene encoding ephrin type-A receptor 2 isoform X2; its protein translation is MDFFAGVRPLLFSYVLINGILITLQTKEEVLLDMRATGGELGWLTWPLDQGDKPGWEVVQRTLNGSQLYTYSVCNVGEREQDNWLRTTFIQRRPSASRVFVELQFIVRDCNSFDGASLTCKETFNLFTSESDADVGTTFRKGQFKKVATIAPDEITSKNELRINTETRVVENLSRKGFYLAFQDIGACIALLSVRVYYKTCPATVKSLASFPETVAGGENQALREVSGVCVDNAVSEELPRIYCTVDGEWVVPVGQCQCKPGYEEVEDACQECQAGFFKAAASGDKCEPCPANTQRLDSGALFCPCMNGFYRAPTDPPTGPCSGLPSAPRDLVATTNAGKLLLSWSPPEDTGGRTDITYSVECQRCEGLVCQSCGEKIRYEPASAGLIDTKVLVSELDAHLNYTFTVEAHSGVSVFTDQAVARASRPPSTSALTTSLLYTDPPKITTMRLVERTSTSLSLSWDVSPRPRAQPRPIRYELTYRKKDDNLDVTTYIVLIQEKNSAQISDLAPGTAYLFRVQALSSDGSPGGSSMEEQFETLLEERLTQNNTAVIFGAAVGGAAMLFIVIVVLFLRRRKRNSHTRQGPEDTYFSSSEQLKPLKTYVDPHTYEDPNTAVLKFATEIHPSHITKQKVIGAGEFGEVYRGILKAPGRKEVAVAIKTLKPGYTEKQRQDFLSEASIMGQFSHQNIIRLEGVVTKFQHAMIVTEYMENGALDRYLRDHDGEFAAFQLVGMLRGIAAGMKYLSDMSYVHRDLAARNILVNNTLECKVSDFGLSRVLEDDPEGTYTTSGGKIPIRWTAPEAIAYRKFTSASDVWSFGIVMWEVMAFGERPYWDMSNHEVMKAINEAFRLPAPMDCPSAVYQLMLQCWLQDRSKRPRFGDIVNLLDKLLRSPDSLKTIADFDPRVSIRLPSTSGSDGSPFRSVSEWLESIKMSQYSENFTCAGVVTMDQVLQMKNEDIKNIGVRLPGHLKRIAYSILGLKDQTSTLSVFAV